In one Streptomyces sp. NBC_01288 genomic region, the following are encoded:
- a CDS encoding ABC transporter substrate-binding protein: MSLAITALGGTALAACSSGSGSSSSSSNVTLNMWGFAELSKTLVKQYEQAHPGIKIQTKISDYDASHQTLLTALASGKGPDIAQIAIDYMGEFVDHASVFTDLRKFGAAALKSEYLAWRWNGGVASDGSIVGIPTDVGGMAIAYRTDLFKKAGLPTDPAAVGALWPTWEDYVATGKKYVAATGKKFIDSGKAVFRAESNQGDLKYVDAAGKPVYATNPQIRKSWEDGVAAIDAGLSANVATYTPQWDAAVAKGTVATLIVPAWMLTQVEQQAPGTKGKWNIAVLPGKVGNDGGSFLAIPKNAPHAQQAYDFIKWLEAPAQQLALFKESNTFPTIPALYTDPAVTRFTSPFFSNAPVGKIYIASVQGMKPHPVGPQDRIVENQFENGLGRVDQGSQSGAKSWSQVMSDVKRELQG; this comes from the coding sequence ATGTCCCTGGCGATCACCGCGCTGGGGGGAACGGCGCTCGCCGCCTGTTCCTCCGGCTCGGGCAGCTCGTCGTCCTCGTCCAACGTGACGCTGAACATGTGGGGCTTCGCCGAACTGTCCAAGACGCTCGTGAAGCAGTACGAACAGGCACACCCCGGCATCAAGATCCAGACCAAGATCAGTGACTACGACGCCTCGCACCAGACGCTCCTCACCGCCCTGGCCTCCGGCAAAGGCCCGGACATCGCGCAGATCGCGATCGACTACATGGGCGAATTCGTGGACCACGCCTCGGTGTTCACGGATCTGCGGAAGTTCGGTGCCGCCGCACTGAAATCCGAGTACCTGGCCTGGCGCTGGAACGGCGGCGTCGCCTCCGACGGCTCGATCGTCGGCATTCCGACCGACGTGGGCGGGATGGCGATCGCCTACCGCACCGACCTGTTCAAGAAGGCCGGGCTGCCCACCGATCCCGCCGCGGTCGGCGCCCTGTGGCCGACGTGGGAGGACTACGTCGCCACCGGCAAGAAGTACGTGGCGGCGACCGGCAAGAAGTTCATCGACAGCGGCAAGGCGGTCTTCCGCGCCGAGTCGAACCAGGGCGACCTCAAGTACGTGGACGCCGCCGGGAAGCCCGTCTACGCCACCAATCCGCAGATCAGGAAGTCCTGGGAGGACGGAGTCGCGGCCATCGACGCCGGGCTCTCCGCGAACGTCGCGACCTACACCCCGCAGTGGGACGCCGCGGTGGCCAAGGGGACCGTCGCCACCCTGATCGTGCCCGCCTGGATGCTCACCCAGGTCGAACAGCAGGCGCCCGGGACGAAGGGCAAGTGGAACATCGCGGTGCTGCCCGGCAAGGTCGGCAACGACGGCGGGTCGTTCCTGGCCATCCCCAAGAACGCGCCGCACGCGCAGCAGGCGTACGACTTCATCAAGTGGCTGGAGGCGCCGGCGCAGCAGTTGGCGCTCTTCAAGGAGAGCAACACCTTCCCGACGATTCCCGCGCTGTACACCGATCCGGCGGTCACCCGCTTCACCAGCCCCTTCTTCAGCAACGCGCCGGTCGGCAAGATCTACATCGCGAGCGTGCAGGGCATGAAACCGCATCCGGTCGGCCCGCAGGACCGCATCGTCGAGAACCAGTTCGAGAACGGGCTGGGCAGGGTCGATCAGGGCAGCCAGTCCGGCGCGAAGTCCTGGTCCCAGGTCATGTCCGATGTCAAGCGCGAGCTTCAGGGGTAG
- a CDS encoding carbohydrate ABC transporter permease: MSSAWERFTPYAYIAPFFLLFLAFGLGPLLFTGWVSLHDWQLLGGENRFVGLQNYSDMLSDPRFWKALRNTIAIFVLSTVPGMGIALLLASMLNNSSLRAKTFWRMALLVPNVTPLVTVTLVFASIFGRDYGPVTWILRSLHLPTVDWGASAMTAQTVIAIMVIWRWTGYNTLIYLAAMQAVPSALYDCAEIDGAGRWTTFTQVTLPMIRPTILFTVVTSTVGGLQIFTEPLLFTSPTGGNNGQGLTVTLLIYGQAFNSFKFGYASAIAVALLFIILALALVNYAMARLIRSS; the protein is encoded by the coding sequence GTGTCCAGCGCATGGGAACGGTTCACGCCCTACGCCTACATCGCGCCGTTCTTCCTGCTGTTCCTCGCTTTCGGACTCGGGCCGCTGCTCTTCACCGGCTGGGTGTCCCTGCACGACTGGCAGTTGCTCGGCGGGGAGAATCGTTTCGTCGGGCTGCAGAACTACTCGGACATGCTCAGCGATCCCCGGTTCTGGAAGGCGCTGCGCAACACCATCGCGATCTTCGTCCTGTCCACCGTGCCCGGCATGGGGATCGCGCTGCTCCTGGCCTCCATGCTGAACAACAGCAGCCTCAGGGCGAAGACGTTCTGGCGGATGGCGTTGCTCGTGCCCAACGTGACCCCGTTGGTCACCGTCACCCTGGTCTTCGCGTCCATCTTCGGCCGCGACTACGGCCCCGTGACCTGGATCCTCCGGTCGCTGCACCTGCCGACGGTGGACTGGGGCGCGAGCGCGATGACCGCGCAGACCGTCATCGCCATCATGGTCATCTGGCGCTGGACCGGCTACAACACCCTGATCTACCTCGCGGCGATGCAGGCGGTCCCCTCCGCCCTGTACGACTGCGCGGAGATCGACGGCGCCGGCCGCTGGACCACGTTCACCCAGGTCACGCTGCCCATGATCCGCCCGACCATCCTGTTCACCGTGGTCACCTCGACGGTCGGCGGGCTCCAGATCTTCACCGAGCCGCTGCTGTTCACCTCGCCCACCGGAGGCAACAACGGCCAGGGCCTGACCGTCACGCTGCTCATCTACGGGCAGGCGTTCAACTCCTTCAAATTCGGCTACGCCTCGGCCATCGCGGTCGCCCTGCTGTTCATCATCCTGGCCCTCGCACTGGTCAACTACGCCATGGCCCGCCTGATCAGGAGTTCCTGA
- a CDS encoding carbohydrate ABC transporter permease, which yields MSVTSKEKPKAASVGRPVSRAAARSRRQALDASRRSRRGRTPWFTYVVLAFAVLLALIPLYWMFVVGSNDSSAVSRFPPALVPGGNFGHNLDVVNSMVPFGRSLANSAIVSGSVAVLQMFFCSLAGFAFAKLRFRGRRLLFLMVVATMALPSQLGLVPMYMIMSKLDWIDTYWALIVPGAVSAFGVFWMRQVIIGTIPDELIDAAKADGCSTFRIYRSIVVPNIRGSAAVFGLFAAMTTWNDFLWPLVVLNTPEMFTSQVAIQQLRTQYTIDYSTVMTASVLATLPLLLLFVAAGKQLVAGIMEGAVKG from the coding sequence ATGTCCGTGACGAGCAAGGAAAAGCCGAAGGCCGCGAGCGTCGGCCGACCGGTGTCGCGGGCCGCCGCGAGGTCACGGCGCCAGGCACTGGACGCCAGTCGGCGCAGCAGGCGCGGGCGGACACCCTGGTTCACCTATGTCGTGCTGGCCTTCGCGGTGCTGCTCGCGCTCATCCCCCTGTACTGGATGTTCGTCGTCGGCTCCAACGACAGCTCGGCGGTGTCCCGCTTCCCTCCGGCCCTCGTTCCCGGTGGGAACTTCGGCCACAACCTCGACGTGGTCAATTCGATGGTCCCGTTCGGACGGTCGCTCGCCAACAGCGCCATCGTCTCCGGATCCGTGGCCGTACTCCAGATGTTCTTCTGCAGTCTCGCGGGATTCGCCTTCGCCAAGCTCCGGTTCCGCGGTCGTCGCCTGCTGTTCCTGATGGTGGTCGCGACCATGGCGCTGCCCAGCCAGCTGGGCCTGGTGCCCATGTACATGATCATGTCGAAGCTGGACTGGATCGACACCTACTGGGCGCTGATCGTCCCCGGGGCGGTCTCCGCGTTCGGTGTGTTCTGGATGCGGCAGGTCATCATCGGGACCATTCCGGACGAGCTCATCGACGCCGCGAAGGCCGACGGCTGCTCGACGTTCCGCATCTACCGCTCGATCGTCGTACCCAACATCCGGGGCTCCGCCGCCGTGTTCGGGCTCTTCGCGGCGATGACCACCTGGAACGACTTCCTGTGGCCCCTGGTCGTCCTCAACACCCCGGAGATGTTCACCTCCCAGGTGGCGATCCAGCAGCTGCGCACCCAGTACACCATCGACTACTCGACCGTCATGACCGCCTCCGTGCTGGCCACGCTGCCGCTGTTGCTGCTCTTCGTGGCCGCGGGCAAGCAGTTGGTCGCCGGAATCATGGAAGGCGCGGTCAAGGGATGA
- a CDS encoding alpha-glucuronidase family glycosyl hydrolase — MQRVTIVSSPEAGPLTRRACEELRDFAGRLWTAEVETTEAETTASGPAGPEGDAALRIVVGTPEQPQVRAALADLGVRASPVEADSYALRGNGNLVAVVGADDAGVLYGCYELLELLGVRFYLSGESLPRRGPVAVPPAAVDRAPVVRLRGFMPYTDFLTGPSTWDKEDYLQVIDSAARLRLNLFSMHFYTFEPVGQFTFKGQRRTEAFWDTSRTTRWHKRPGRVSDFVAGREHFAGYLADDTFGARSAIDATTPEERFRLAEADIRAAFTHAKERGMRTTIGIEVTDPPLEFRALVDPASRFGEDGFGICPSSADARELLTGWLTGLVTSFPDVDTYTLWQSENGPSRWTAGCACERCTRFRAEHPLPRYTIDDLLGKVSAQVYDVEDITESAQTFLQWVLLGHDILRELAPDKQVALAGWYIEHLFRDAAPYLPQEVVLSSMTEVDPWEAPPLLDHYQGVDRERWLINWWEIDFRMWLPQPKVSAYPAIMDKVRAYGIDGVIWQHWRTRTVDDNARYTALLMWQPDLTPDAYYRDAFGVEWGEAAATDAAEAMRLFERYEQWLCHDLGWQVFAQDWYPPLINQALEFIGAHGAIPPQIVADVEAKLAEIPRIRERLAEVREALRTARSKAVVLRDGDRPGFWEHRVEFYQLFIDCLERVGEAALAYRDATCGDRPTASETQALKRAYEALRTAPVLELIQKLAERVEDRGDLGTLVNLNNELWTRYRGALDGITRWLSDAAVGGLWTLRILPDGTLRPPIMGPDALRPEGQWS, encoded by the coding sequence ATGCAGAGGGTCACCATTGTCAGTTCACCGGAAGCCGGCCCGCTCACCCGGCGGGCGTGCGAAGAACTGCGCGACTTCGCCGGCAGGCTGTGGACAGCCGAGGTGGAGACGACCGAGGCGGAGACGACCGCGTCCGGACCGGCCGGGCCGGAAGGCGATGCCGCGCTGCGCATCGTGGTCGGCACACCGGAGCAACCGCAGGTGCGGGCCGCGCTCGCCGACCTCGGCGTCCGGGCATCACCGGTCGAAGCCGACTCCTACGCCCTGCGCGGCAACGGCAACCTGGTCGCGGTGGTCGGCGCCGATGACGCGGGAGTCCTCTACGGCTGCTACGAACTGCTGGAACTCCTCGGGGTCCGCTTCTACCTCAGCGGCGAGTCCCTTCCCCGCCGCGGCCCGGTGGCCGTACCGCCGGCCGCCGTCGACCGGGCTCCCGTCGTCCGGCTGCGCGGCTTCATGCCGTACACCGACTTCCTGACCGGACCGTCCACCTGGGACAAGGAGGACTACCTCCAGGTGATCGACAGCGCGGCCCGGCTGCGACTGAACCTGTTCTCCATGCACTTCTACACCTTCGAGCCGGTCGGGCAGTTCACGTTCAAGGGGCAGCGGCGGACGGAGGCCTTCTGGGACACCTCGCGCACCACCCGCTGGCACAAGCGCCCCGGCCGGGTGTCCGACTTCGTGGCCGGCCGGGAACACTTCGCCGGCTATCTCGCCGACGACACCTTCGGGGCGCGCTCGGCCATCGACGCGACCACCCCCGAGGAGCGCTTCCGCCTTGCGGAGGCCGACATCCGGGCCGCGTTCACCCATGCCAAGGAGCGGGGCATGCGCACGACCATCGGGATCGAGGTGACCGATCCGCCGCTGGAGTTCCGCGCGCTGGTCGATCCCGCCTCCCGGTTCGGCGAGGACGGCTTCGGCATCTGCCCGAGCTCCGCGGACGCCCGTGAGCTGCTGACCGGTTGGCTGACCGGCCTGGTCACCTCCTTTCCCGACGTGGACACGTACACGCTCTGGCAGTCCGAGAACGGTCCTTCGCGGTGGACGGCCGGCTGCGCCTGCGAGCGGTGCACACGGTTCCGCGCGGAGCACCCCCTGCCCCGCTACACGATCGACGATCTGCTGGGGAAGGTCAGCGCCCAGGTCTACGACGTGGAGGACATCACCGAGAGCGCGCAGACCTTCCTTCAATGGGTGCTGCTGGGACACGACATCCTGCGGGAACTCGCCCCGGACAAGCAGGTCGCCCTGGCCGGCTGGTACATCGAGCACCTCTTCCGCGACGCCGCCCCCTATCTGCCCCAGGAGGTCGTGCTGTCCTCGATGACGGAGGTCGACCCCTGGGAGGCTCCGCCCCTGCTCGACCACTACCAGGGAGTGGACCGCGAGCGCTGGCTGATCAACTGGTGGGAGATCGACTTCCGGATGTGGCTGCCCCAGCCCAAGGTCAGCGCCTACCCGGCGATCATGGACAAGGTCCGGGCCTACGGCATCGACGGCGTCATCTGGCAGCACTGGCGCACCCGGACCGTCGACGACAACGCCCGCTACACCGCCCTGCTGATGTGGCAGCCCGACCTGACACCGGACGCGTACTACCGGGACGCCTTCGGCGTCGAGTGGGGTGAGGCGGCCGCCACCGACGCGGCGGAGGCGATGCGGCTGTTCGAACGGTACGAGCAGTGGCTGTGCCACGACCTCGGATGGCAGGTCTTCGCGCAGGACTGGTACCCCCCGCTCATCAACCAGGCCCTTGAGTTCATCGGCGCGCACGGCGCCATACCGCCGCAGATCGTCGCGGACGTGGAGGCGAAACTCGCCGAGATACCGCGCATCCGGGAACGCCTCGCCGAGGTGCGCGAGGCGCTGCGGACCGCGCGGAGCAAGGCGGTCGTCCTCCGGGACGGCGACCGGCCCGGCTTCTGGGAACACCGGGTCGAGTTCTACCAGTTGTTCATCGACTGCCTGGAGCGCGTCGGCGAGGCAGCCCTGGCCTACCGGGACGCCACCTGCGGCGACCGTCCCACCGCGTCCGAGACACAGGCGCTCAAGCGGGCCTACGAAGCGCTGCGTACGGCCCCCGTCCTGGAGCTGATCCAGAAGCTGGCCGAACGGGTCGAGGACCGGGGCGACCTGGGCACCCTGGTCAACCTCAACAACGAACTGTGGACCCGCTATCGCGGTGCGCTCGACGGCATCACGCGATGGCTCAGCGACGCGGCCGTGGG